A stretch of Mesotoga sp. Brook.08.105.5.1 DNA encodes these proteins:
- a CDS encoding reductive dehalogenase domain-containing protein: protein MTRYDERDTMFARMNYEAGSPEYRDYYSRHPELKEVDDELRSKLDLCDVSSLYYDLIEASEIRSNFSLVEDLRPLCEGMPSNNKFRSDSSSFTDLVKRVARDFGADLVGVAEMKPEFYYSHRGRHREHYGKKISDLLPFGIAFAVEIKKDMIDSAPAMTAMVESSRTYLKAATIGLSISYFIRSLGYSARNHMDGNYLAILPLVAEASGLGVFGRHGLLISDRFGPRIKLGLVTTDMPLKCDQSINVDLESFCGSCGICSTKCPASAIPVNGKEIVNGTRKWRISHELCYSYWRTNGTDCGICIRVCPFSKGIGFSQSM from the coding sequence ATGACTAGATACGATGAGCGTGACACGATGTTTGCCAGGATGAACTACGAAGCAGGATCTCCCGAGTACCGTGACTACTACTCTAGACATCCCGAGCTGAAAGAGGTTGATGACGAACTGCGTAGCAAACTGGATCTGTGCGACGTAAGCTCCCTCTATTATGATCTGATTGAAGCTTCAGAAATCCGTTCGAATTTCTCCCTTGTAGAAGATCTTCGGCCTCTATGCGAAGGTATGCCATCAAATAACAAATTTCGATCCGACTCGTCAAGCTTCACCGATCTAGTCAAAAGGGTCGCCCGCGATTTTGGTGCAGATCTAGTAGGTGTGGCAGAAATGAAACCGGAGTTTTATTACAGCCACAGAGGCAGGCATCGAGAACACTACGGAAAGAAAATAAGCGATCTACTTCCTTTTGGAATAGCATTCGCGGTTGAAATAAAGAAGGATATGATTGACAGCGCACCGGCGATGACCGCAATGGTCGAGAGCTCCAGAACGTATCTGAAGGCAGCCACGATCGGACTAAGCATCTCCTATTTCATTCGAAGTCTTGGATACTCGGCCAGAAATCATATGGACGGAAATTATCTCGCAATTCTCCCTCTGGTGGCGGAAGCTTCAGGACTTGGCGTTTTCGGAAGACACGGCCTTCTCATCTCTGACAGGTTCGGCCCAAGAATAAAACTCGGACTGGTAACTACGGATATGCCTTTGAAGTGCGACCAATCAATCAATGTTGACCTAGAGAGCTTCTGCGGCAGCTGCGGTATTTGCTCGACAAAGTGCCCGGCTTCTGCAATACCCGTCAATGGAAAGGAGATCGTCAACGGAACCAGGAAATGGAGAATTAGTCACGAGCTCTGTTACTCTTATTGGAGGACGAATGGAACCGATTGCGGTATTTGCATTAGGGTCTGCCCCTTCTCGAAAGGGATCGGCTTTTCACAGTCCATGTAA
- a CDS encoding mechanosensitive ion channel family protein encodes MNEVLSTIIEWAIRIGISVVILLLAKWLAGLFYKTFIKFAEKTTVVSTQYRKTMRTLFNLAFYALAAFIIISVLFKNLAPMLAGLGVSGIIVGLAVKEPLDNFICGILIMINKLVYEGEAVDIGGTSGGIQEIKLNHVLIKTWDGKLVTIPSRNVWTATIIHFWPENIRRNDLTVGVSYSSDLNKVMKILEDSVNSYEKLYVDDNHKPMIQFTGYGASSIDFVVRFWVERPNFVTSSTELAKIIKSKFDENGIEIPFSQLDLHIVDSPKEGIRLAGKES; translated from the coding sequence ATGAATGAAGTACTCAGTACAATTATCGAGTGGGCCATCAGAATAGGGATTAGCGTTGTAATCCTGCTGCTGGCAAAATGGCTGGCAGGTCTCTTCTACAAAACATTCATAAAATTCGCGGAGAAGACAACCGTTGTCTCCACTCAGTATCGTAAGACCATGAGAACGCTTTTCAATCTGGCGTTCTATGCGCTGGCAGCCTTCATAATCATCTCGGTTCTCTTCAAGAATCTGGCTCCTATGCTTGCCGGACTCGGAGTATCAGGTATTATTGTGGGTCTCGCAGTCAAAGAGCCTCTAGACAATTTCATCTGTGGAATTCTTATAATGATCAACAAGTTGGTTTACGAAGGGGAAGCCGTGGACATTGGCGGAACCTCAGGCGGGATTCAGGAAATAAAACTGAATCACGTACTCATCAAAACCTGGGACGGCAAGCTCGTAACTATACCGAGCAGAAACGTCTGGACCGCAACGATAATTCACTTCTGGCCCGAAAATATAAGAAGAAACGATCTCACGGTAGGCGTTTCGTATTCGAGCGATCTGAACAAAGTGATGAAGATACTCGAGGATTCTGTCAACTCTTATGAAAAGCTATATGTAGACGACAATCACAAACCCATGATCCAGTTCACCGGGTATGGCGCGTCTTCGATCGACTTCGTCGTGAGGTTCTGGGTGGAGAGGCCTAACTTCGTCACCTCAAGCACAGAACTCGCGAAGATCATAAAATCGAAATTCGATGAAAACGGAATAGAGATACCGTTCAGCCAGCTGGACCTGCATATTGTCGACAGCCCCAAAGAAGGCATAAGATTGGCCGGGAAGGAAAGCTGA